In Quercus robur chromosome 11, dhQueRobu3.1, whole genome shotgun sequence, the following proteins share a genomic window:
- the LOC126707372 gene encoding auxin-binding protein ABP19a-like → MILPLFFIFCLFSSSHAAVQDFCVGDLTAPQGPAGYSCKNPSKVTVNDFVFSGLGTPGNTSNLIKAAVTPAFAAQFPGVNGLGISFARLDLAPGGVVPFHTHPGGSEILLVVQGTILAGFVSSANTVYFKSLKKGDIMVFPQGLLHFQVNAGGSVAIAFVSFSSSSPGLQILDYALFGNNLPTELVAATTFLDTAQIKKLKGVLGGTG, encoded by the coding sequence ATGATACTtcccttattcttcattttttgtcTCTTCAGCAGCTCCCATGCTGCTGTGCAAGACTTCTGTGTCGGTGACCTCACGGCTCCTCAAGGCCCTGCAGGCTACTCTTGCAAGAATCCTTCAAAGGTCACAGTGaatgattttgttttctctgGCCTAGGCACTCCTGGTAACACCTCAAATCTTATTAAAGCCGCAGTGACACCAGCATTCGCTGCGCAATTTCCTGGTGTCAATGGCCTTGGAATTTCTTTTGCTCGTTTAGACTTGGCACCTGGCGGAGTTGTGCCATTTCACACACATCCTGGAGGTTCAGAAATCTTACTTGTTGTGCAAGGAACAATCCTTGCCGGGTTTGTTTCCTCAGCTAACACTGTATACTTTAAATCCCTTAAGAAGGGTGACATTATGGTTTTCCCTCAAGGATTACTTCACTTCCAAGTAAATGCAGGAGGGTCTGTGGCTATTGCATTTGTTAGCTTCAGTAGTTCGAGCCCAGGTCTCCAAATTCTGGACTATGCTTTGTTTGGGAACAATTTACCTACTGAATTGGTAGCAGCAACTACTTTCCTTGACACAGCTCAGATTAAAAAGCTTAAAGGTGTTCTTGGTGGAACTGGTTAA